A single region of the Thioalkalivibrio nitratireducens DSM 14787 genome encodes:
- a CDS encoding succinylglutamate desuccinylase/aspartoacylase domain-containing protein, with protein MVSNPATSPPTMLRTMAYEGLHEGPRLIVLGAVHGNETCGPRAILRLAGELERVERQLLRGTLTLVPVANPLAYQRGERMGERNLNRNFRVTTDPQDFEDRVANRLAPLLARHDVLLDLHSFHTPGEPFVMLGPQDNASGLEPFRQAAAEEALVRRLGPRRVVEGWLDTYARGVARRMRNPNASLRAQMLSTDPSYGIGTTEYMRGHGGYGVTLECGQHDDPEAPEVGYRAILAALAHLEMLDLPPPPPRADLEILRLVEVIDRDHPDDRFARPWQSFDRVCAGEAIGVRADGEVVRSPADAFIVFPNPRALPGNEWFYRAEVSDRPVDGVKSRDLPS; from the coding sequence ATGGTATCGAACCCCGCGACTTCCCCGCCGACCATGCTGCGAACGATGGCCTACGAGGGTCTGCACGAGGGGCCGCGTCTGATCGTGCTAGGAGCGGTGCACGGGAACGAAACCTGCGGTCCCCGTGCGATTCTGCGTCTGGCCGGTGAACTGGAACGTGTCGAACGGCAGCTGCTGCGCGGCACGCTGACTCTGGTCCCCGTTGCAAATCCGCTCGCGTACCAGCGCGGGGAACGCATGGGCGAGCGCAACCTGAACCGCAATTTCCGGGTGACCACAGACCCGCAAGACTTCGAAGATCGCGTTGCGAACCGGCTTGCGCCGCTGCTCGCCCGGCACGACGTGCTGCTGGATCTGCACTCGTTCCACACTCCGGGTGAACCCTTCGTGATGCTCGGTCCGCAGGACAACGCGTCCGGCCTCGAGCCGTTCCGCCAGGCCGCGGCAGAGGAGGCGCTGGTGCGGCGCCTGGGGCCGCGACGGGTCGTCGAGGGTTGGCTCGATACCTATGCGCGGGGTGTCGCGCGGCGGATGCGCAATCCGAATGCCAGCCTGCGCGCCCAAATGCTCAGCACCGATCCGAGTTACGGAATCGGGACCACCGAGTACATGCGCGGCCACGGGGGGTACGGGGTGACACTGGAATGTGGCCAGCATGACGATCCGGAGGCCCCGGAGGTGGGTTATCGCGCGATCCTGGCGGCGCTGGCGCACCTTGAGATGCTGGATCTGCCCCCGCCGCCGCCCCGTGCCGACCTCGAGATTCTGCGTCTGGTCGAGGTCATCGACCGGGACCATCCGGACGACCGATTCGCACGTCCCTGGCAGAGTTTCGACCGGGTCTGTGCGGGCGAGGCCATCGGCGTTCGCGCGGATGGCGAGGTGGTCCGCTCGCCGGCCGATGCTTTCATCGTGTTTCCGAACCCTAGAGCGCTTCCGGGCAACGAGTGGTTCTACCGCGCCGAGGTCAGCGACCGGCCGGTGGACGGAGTGAAGTCGCGGGATCTGCCGTCCTGA
- the hisI gene encoding phosphoribosyl-AMP cyclohydrolase — protein MFKNIGKQPRGTRFPRAELLAGLKRNADGLIPAIAQQHDTGEVLMMAWMNDEALEETLATGRVCYFSRSRGRLWRKGESSGQVQHLKALHIDCDGDTLLLRVDQTGPACHTGRSSCFFLRVDGDEVVITANPLIDPETLYGGTGKTPPGATSGGSK, from the coding sequence ATGTTCAAGAATATCGGAAAACAGCCCCGAGGCACCCGTTTCCCCCGTGCCGAATTGCTGGCCGGGCTCAAGCGGAATGCCGATGGCCTGATCCCCGCCATCGCACAGCAGCACGACACCGGCGAAGTGCTGATGATGGCCTGGATGAACGACGAGGCCCTCGAGGAAACCCTTGCGACCGGGCGTGTGTGCTATTTCTCGCGCTCCCGCGGGCGCCTCTGGCGCAAAGGCGAGAGCTCGGGTCAAGTGCAGCACCTGAAAGCCCTGCACATCGACTGCGACGGCGACACACTGCTGCTGCGGGTGGACCAGACCGGGCCCGCCTGTCATACCGGGCGTTCCAGCTGCTTCTTCCTGCGAGTGGACGGCGACGAGGTCGTGATCACCGCGAACCCGCTGATCGACCCGGAGACCCTGTACGGCGGCACCGGGAAAACGCCGCCCGGGGCCACGTCCGGAGGGTCGAAATGA
- a CDS encoding tetratricopeptide repeat protein, with protein sequence MCRNLIDWTRRSIRRLFLPGLIAALGVGALHSAASAAEPDAAETRAHAYLALDPPDWDAAREALTEAAEAGSPTAMSTLGWMHEEGKGVPQDGERAAEWYARAAKAGALEFAVKLGWMYLGGQGVDRDRVQAERWFRSAIDAGYAPAQIAWASVLIADAQGGRAPERVFEARELLEDALRQGQVLAAYFLARLYIEGIGDHPVEDEAAARYTRIGAEQGHPRMQAWLALMYTEGRGVEADPVSATKWASLSAADGDDLGNRIRLVLEEQLTPEALREARQRAVDWAVARR encoded by the coding sequence ATGTGCCGTAACTTGATCGACTGGACCCGCCGGAGTATTCGGCGGCTTTTCTTGCCGGGGCTGATCGCCGCTCTCGGCGTTGGGGCGCTGCATTCTGCGGCATCGGCTGCCGAACCGGACGCTGCCGAGACGCGGGCCCATGCCTACCTTGCGCTCGATCCGCCGGACTGGGATGCGGCGCGCGAGGCTTTAACCGAAGCGGCCGAGGCCGGTTCTCCCACCGCGATGAGCACCCTCGGCTGGATGCACGAGGAGGGCAAGGGGGTGCCGCAGGACGGCGAACGCGCCGCGGAATGGTACGCTCGCGCCGCAAAGGCCGGGGCGCTGGAGTTCGCGGTGAAGCTCGGCTGGATGTACCTCGGCGGCCAGGGTGTGGACCGCGACCGCGTCCAGGCCGAGAGGTGGTTTCGGAGCGCGATCGACGCCGGCTACGCCCCGGCACAGATTGCCTGGGCCTCGGTGCTGATCGCCGATGCGCAGGGTGGTCGCGCACCCGAGCGGGTGTTCGAGGCACGGGAACTGCTCGAAGATGCGCTGCGGCAGGGTCAGGTGCTCGCCGCGTATTTTCTGGCCCGGCTTTATATCGAGGGAATCGGCGACCACCCGGTCGAGGATGAAGCGGCGGCTCGATACACCCGGATTGGCGCCGAGCAGGGGCACCCCAGGATGCAGGCCTGGCTCGCGCTGATGTACACCGAGGGGCGGGGCGTCGAGGCCGACCCCGTCAGCGCAACCAAGTGGGCCAGTCTGTCCGCGGCGGACGGCGACGACCTCGGCAACCGGATCCGTCTCGTGCTCGAGGAACAGCTCACCCCTGAAGCGCTGCGCGAGGCGCGGCAGCGCGCAGTCGACTGGGCGGTCGCAAGGCGGTGA
- a CDS encoding FKBP-type peptidyl-prolyl cis-trans isomerase, whose translation MLKVILISLLALVFVFLGARSCGLTPEQIEERILLAEMNAEEGLAYRSENVRRPGVVVWDNGLQVEVLREGQGAVPDEDDWVRVHYRGWHLDGREFENSWRRNEPATVPIERTIAGWREALVSIPVGTRLRLVVPPELAYGRAGGGRIGPEETLVFELELLAIVMPDPPRELEEWERPVPGLR comes from the coding sequence ATGCTCAAGGTCATCCTGATCAGCCTGCTGGCACTGGTGTTCGTGTTTCTGGGTGCCCGCTCCTGCGGGCTGACCCCGGAACAGATCGAAGAGCGCATCCTGCTTGCGGAAATGAACGCCGAGGAGGGATTGGCCTACCGCTCCGAGAACGTGCGGCGGCCTGGAGTGGTCGTCTGGGACAACGGGCTTCAGGTCGAGGTACTGCGGGAAGGGCAGGGTGCGGTGCCGGACGAGGACGACTGGGTGCGGGTGCATTACCGTGGCTGGCACCTGGATGGCCGCGAGTTCGAGAACTCGTGGCGCCGCAACGAGCCGGCCACTGTGCCGATCGAGCGCACCATTGCCGGTTGGCGCGAAGCGCTGGTGTCGATCCCGGTGGGGACACGGCTGCGGCTGGTGGTGCCGCCGGAACTCGCCTACGGGCGCGCCGGGGGTGGCCGGATCGGCCCGGAGGAAACGCTGGTCTTCGAGCTGGAGCTGCTCGCCATCGTGATGCCCGATCCACCGCGTGAGCTCGAGGAATGGGAACGCCCGGTTCCCGGCCTGCGCTGA
- a CDS encoding diguanylate cyclase codes for MSVSTWLEDHSTIDTLMDLPLAVAVVHRAGSVDLVNRRFSAEMDTEALTPEVIAGLAARDAPSNVTLPNTNGDGERVGAFVLPLGDRLMLILENGDRAVEILQERLRELERLSTKDRLTGAWNRMHLERTVESETARAARYRQPLSQILLDVDHFKRINDGFGHSVGDEVLKKLVGRVQNVLRLTDGLYRWGGEEFVVLAPETDAVGAAVLAERLRQVVAAQPFPVVGAVTVSLGVAEYLPEGSSDEWFDRCDRAMYRAKAEGRDRVVVDPLRPAADPAAGSARTRSLVELVWESDYASGHPVIDAEHRRLFELANRVLAEALSSRSEPDRLADAVSTLVREVERHFGHEERILEDCGFPGLQGHSKAHQALLRRAREVEAAVRNGPVSVATLVEFLAQDLVLRHILTADRQFFGLVRAC; via the coding sequence ATGTCCGTCAGCACTTGGCTGGAGGATCACAGCACCATCGATACCCTGATGGACCTGCCGTTGGCCGTGGCCGTGGTACATCGTGCCGGTTCGGTGGATCTGGTCAACCGGCGGTTCTCGGCCGAGATGGATACCGAGGCGCTGACCCCGGAGGTGATCGCGGGGCTGGCCGCGCGCGACGCGCCGTCCAACGTGACCTTGCCAAACACGAATGGCGACGGCGAAAGGGTCGGTGCGTTCGTGCTGCCGCTGGGCGATCGCCTGATGCTGATCCTCGAGAACGGGGATCGGGCCGTCGAGATCCTGCAGGAACGGCTGCGGGAGCTGGAACGCCTGAGCACGAAAGATCGTCTGACCGGCGCCTGGAACCGGATGCACCTCGAACGAACGGTCGAATCCGAGACGGCGCGTGCTGCGCGGTATCGTCAGCCCCTCTCCCAGATCCTGCTCGATGTGGATCATTTCAAGCGGATCAACGACGGATTCGGCCACTCGGTGGGCGACGAGGTGCTGAAGAAACTGGTCGGCCGGGTGCAGAACGTGCTTCGGCTCACGGATGGGCTCTATCGCTGGGGCGGCGAGGAGTTCGTGGTGCTGGCGCCCGAAACCGACGCTGTTGGCGCCGCGGTCCTGGCCGAGCGCCTGCGCCAGGTCGTTGCTGCTCAACCCTTTCCGGTGGTGGGTGCGGTCACGGTCAGCCTCGGCGTTGCCGAGTATCTGCCCGAGGGCTCGAGCGATGAATGGTTTGACCGCTGCGACCGGGCGATGTACCGCGCGAAAGCCGAGGGACGCGACCGGGTGGTCGTCGACCCGCTGCGTCCGGCAGCGGATCCAGCTGCTGGATCCGCCCGAACCCGATCGCTCGTGGAACTGGTCTGGGAGAGCGACTACGCCTCGGGCCATCCGGTGATCGATGCGGAACATCGCCGGCTGTTCGAACTGGCGAACCGGGTACTGGCAGAGGCGCTGTCGTCCCGCTCCGAGCCGGATCGGCTGGCCGACGCCGTGTCAACCCTGGTCCGCGAGGTCGAGCGGCATTTCGGGCACGAGGAGCGGATTCTGGAGGACTGCGGGTTCCCGGGCCTGCAAGGGCACAGCAAGGCGCATCAGGCACTGCTGCGCCGGGCGCGCGAGGTCGAGGCGGCGGTTCGGAACGGCCCGGTTTCGGTGGCGACGCTGGTCGAATTCCTGGCACAGGATCTGGTATTGCGGCACATCCTCACCGCGGACCGGCAGTTCTTCGGCCTGGTCCGGGCCTGCTGA
- a CDS encoding ferredoxin--NADP reductase, translating to MPYNEQSITSVRRWSPKTFSFTTTRPEGFHFENGQFVTLGLRREGRLIPRAYSIVSDPREPDLEFLSIHVPDGQLTSQLAELEVGDSVWINSKVTGSLTLDHVLPGRNLYLLATGTGIAPFISLIRGDQVFEHFERVILVHSVRTAPELSYRQEIEHRAGDRLRYVPTVTREAHANNRRGAELFRNGELFRMLDLPPADPDQDRVMLCGNPDMNREMTDFLKAAGWTMTNYKGVGNFTVEQAFVGTRAGD from the coding sequence TTGCCGTACAACGAACAGAGCATTACCTCGGTCCGGCGCTGGTCGCCCAAGACCTTCAGCTTCACCACCACGCGCCCCGAGGGATTCCATTTCGAGAACGGCCAGTTCGTGACGCTGGGCCTGCGGCGCGAAGGCAGGCTGATCCCGCGTGCCTACTCGATCGTGTCCGATCCGCGCGAGCCGGACCTCGAGTTCCTGAGCATCCACGTGCCGGACGGCCAACTGACCAGCCAGCTCGCCGAGCTGGAGGTCGGAGACAGTGTCTGGATCAACAGCAAGGTCACCGGCTCGCTGACGCTCGATCACGTGCTGCCCGGCCGCAACCTCTACCTGCTGGCCACCGGGACTGGAATCGCACCGTTCATTTCCCTGATACGGGGCGATCAGGTCTTCGAGCATTTCGAACGGGTGATTCTGGTGCATAGCGTGCGTACCGCGCCGGAGCTCAGTTACCGACAGGAGATCGAACACCGGGCCGGCGACCGGCTGCGCTATGTGCCCACAGTGACCCGAGAGGCGCACGCGAACAACCGGCGCGGTGCCGAACTCTTTCGCAACGGCGAATTGTTCCGGATGCTGGATCTGCCGCCCGCAGACCCGGACCAGGACCGGGTGATGCTCTGCGGCAACCCGGACATGAACCGCGAGATGACCGATTTCCTGAAGGCGGCAGGCTGGACGATGACCAACTACAAGGGCGTCGGCAACTTCACCGTGGAACAGGCCTTCGTCGGAACCCGGGCCGGCGACTGA
- the phoR gene encoding phosphate regulon sensor histidine kinase PhoR, which produces MIPRNPWPLWLARSALALLGLLLIGWWTAQWLLVFLLGALAALAWNFHNLRRLERWLRLTRKLDPPRSLGLWGEIFDGLYRMRRRSRERDKRRRNLVRNYRDSIRAMPDATVVLRGDYAIEWCNQAALDLLGLQWPRDEGRRITNIVRHPEFVSFLAQHVHEAHSLSLPSPADARIWLEIRLIPYARKRYLLLARDTTAMKRLETMRSDFVANVSHELRTPLSVVYGVAETLDEEVGGNPELGRSVRLLQEQAERMKHLVDDLLLLARLETGGAPRNGRWVDVPALLPGLIDEARVLSGARQHQLELEATPGLLLLGNEKELRSAFANLLFNAVHYTPEGGRISLRWSSDNQAGYLEVEDTGIGIELRHIDRLTERFYRVDNGRSKSRGGTGLGLAIVKHVLMRHEAQLRIRSTPGQGSRFTCVFPAKLLRQSLAEREHAGAGP; this is translated from the coding sequence ATGATCCCCCGAAATCCGTGGCCCCTGTGGCTGGCCCGCTCGGCGCTGGCACTGCTGGGTCTGCTTCTGATCGGATGGTGGACCGCGCAATGGCTGCTGGTGTTTCTGCTCGGTGCGCTTGCGGCACTGGCCTGGAACTTCCATAACCTGCGGCGCCTGGAGCGCTGGCTGCGCCTGACCCGGAAGCTGGATCCGCCCCGGTCGCTGGGGCTGTGGGGGGAAATCTTCGACGGACTGTACCGAATGCGCCGCCGCAGCCGGGAGCGGGACAAGCGCCGGCGCAATCTGGTCCGCAACTATCGCGACTCGATCAGGGCGATGCCGGACGCGACCGTGGTGCTGCGAGGCGATTATGCCATCGAGTGGTGCAACCAGGCCGCACTGGACCTGCTGGGGTTGCAATGGCCGCGCGACGAGGGGCGGCGGATCACCAACATCGTGCGCCACCCGGAGTTCGTGTCGTTTCTGGCGCAGCACGTGCACGAAGCGCACAGCCTCTCGCTGCCATCGCCAGCCGATGCACGGATCTGGCTGGAAATCCGGCTGATCCCCTACGCAAGGAAGCGCTATCTGCTGCTGGCGCGGGACACCACGGCGATGAAGAGGCTCGAAACCATGCGCAGCGACTTCGTCGCCAATGTTTCACATGAGCTGCGCACGCCGTTGTCGGTAGTCTACGGGGTGGCTGAGACGCTCGACGAGGAGGTCGGTGGCAACCCGGAGCTTGGCCGGTCGGTGCGCCTGTTGCAGGAGCAGGCCGAACGGATGAAGCACCTGGTCGACGATCTGCTCTTGCTGGCTCGGCTCGAAACCGGAGGCGCACCCCGCAACGGACGCTGGGTGGATGTTCCGGCGCTGTTGCCGGGCCTGATCGACGAGGCGCGTGTACTCTCGGGCGCGCGCCAGCACCAGCTGGAACTGGAGGCCACGCCCGGGCTGCTGTTGTTGGGCAACGAAAAGGAACTCCGGAGCGCCTTCGCAAACCTGCTGTTCAACGCCGTCCATTACACGCCGGAGGGCGGTCGGATCTCGCTGCGCTGGTCATCCGATAATCAGGCCGGATACCTCGAGGTCGAGGACACCGGGATCGGCATCGAGCTGCGGCACATCGATCGTCTGACCGAGCGTTTCTATCGCGTCGACAACGGTCGCTCGAAAAGTCGCGGCGGCACCGGTCTCGGACTCGCGATCGTGAAGCACGTATTGATGCGGCACGAGGCCCAGTTGCGCATCCGCAGCACGCCGGGCCAGGGCAGCCGGTTCACCTGCGTGTTCCCGGCGAAGTTGCTGCGCCAGTCCCTTGCCGAGCGTGAGCATGCCGGCGCCGGACCATGA
- the phoB gene encoding phosphate regulon transcriptional regulator PhoB gives MALDILLVEDDAAVREVLAVPLQKAGFNVIEAADVREARAALLQQLPDLILLDWMLPDVSGVEWARSLKSAPHTRNIPIIMLTARGEEEDRVKGLEVGADDYVTKPFSPRELIARIRAVLRRTTPTSSDEPVEVDGLRLDPVSHRVTAHGANVEVGPTEYRLLHFFMTHQDRVFTRGQLLDNVWGTNVYVEERTVDVHIRRLRIALSGSGHDALVQTIRGAGYRFSRQP, from the coding sequence ATGGCACTCGACATCCTCCTGGTGGAGGACGACGCGGCGGTCAGGGAGGTACTCGCCGTCCCGCTGCAGAAGGCAGGATTCAACGTGATCGAGGCGGCCGACGTGCGCGAGGCGCGCGCGGCACTGCTGCAGCAGTTGCCGGATCTGATCCTGCTCGACTGGATGCTGCCCGATGTCAGCGGGGTCGAGTGGGCAAGGTCGCTCAAGAGTGCTCCGCACACCCGGAACATCCCGATCATCATGCTCACCGCGCGCGGAGAGGAAGAGGATCGTGTCAAGGGTCTCGAAGTCGGTGCCGACGATTACGTGACCAAGCCGTTCTCCCCGCGGGAGCTGATCGCGCGCATACGGGCGGTACTCCGCCGAACCACCCCGACCAGCAGCGACGAGCCGGTGGAGGTCGACGGGCTGCGACTGGATCCCGTGAGCCACCGCGTGACCGCCCATGGCGCGAACGTGGAAGTCGGCCCGACCGAGTACCGCCTGCTGCATTTTTTCATGACGCACCAGGATCGAGTGTTCACGCGCGGGCAATTGCTCGATAACGTATGGGGTACCAACGTCTACGTCGAGGAGCGCACGGTCGATGTACATATCCGTCGCCTGCGGATTGCATTGTCGGGTTCCGGTCATGATGCCCTGGTACAAACGATCCGCGGTGCCGGATATCGCTTTTCCAGGCAGCCCTGA
- a CDS encoding EAL domain-containing protein, which produces MALLVAGIYGLVSLLWILFSDHLLLLLANGDAVRLGRLQSLKGGFFVAVTALLLFVLVRQVLVRQAEVTRDARRLAQLIDRSPVVGMEWQASDGWPVTFVSDNIRAWGHDPLHLATGRLNHVDLIHPEDRARVSAAVSRHLAQGPDRWRQEYRLQHGDGHWLWIDDQTSLIRDAEGGAMLLQGVLVDVTAQVADRLLEQARVQVFSDLVSGGALEDLLVSICTRLEAVYPGLRAAILLGDADDEDTLRFGAAPSLPEGLVVHMAESTPGPCALAVASGEPVYFDDLDDASIDQAIVSAALAAGCRTCWAIPFQDGNGQVIGALAAFGSERRGPTDREEQVLGQFAGIAGLAVDKSRSAQALREREHALQIVAAMTLNLLREEDVAAVIEEALAALGSIAGADRVYVFESHDACSPERPICSQRHEWVREGVTPQLQNPELQNVDLVKTLPRWYEHLRKGELIKGYVRDFPANERQWLEPQEISSMLVVPILVEGRFWGFLGFDAVTRNRAWGRVEEHILRIVAASIGAAIERRRAAEGQRRAAAVIQSTRDGVMITDLSPRIVSVNPAFTQITGYPEAEVVGRNPRFLQSGRHGPEFFAALWKSVQAEGHWRGEIWNRRRDGKVYPQWLSISRVLDEHGRPIHYTGVFTDISEIKRTEEQLEHLAHHDPLTDLPNRLMAQIRLEQAIARARRNRDRVAVLFLDLDRFKTINDSLGHPVGDRLLVKVAQRLSGRLRDQDTLARLGGDEFLLTLEQLGDPDAAGQLADVLLKLLEEPFAMENDRELFVSASIGISLFPDDGATVTELIQHADAAMYQAKSQGRNTYQFYTEALTRSANLRLSMEARLRRAIERDELLLHYQPQVELATGTPVGVEALVRWRSAEGRIVPPGEFIPIAEDSGLIIPLGYWVLREACSQGRSWLDAGGAAMRLAVNLSAVQWGHKGLFGRIREILDETRFPPEQLEFEITETTLMEGGGPETGVLVALRDLGVRVAIDDFGTGYSSLAALKRFPVDVVKIDRAFVDGLPDDPDDQEITSAIIAMARNLHLELVAEGVETRAQRDFLLQRGCRTGQGFLFARPLPVAECMQWLARALRGKEPLS; this is translated from the coding sequence ATGGCCCTTCTGGTCGCAGGGATATACGGGCTGGTGTCGCTGCTCTGGATCCTGTTTTCCGACCACCTGCTGCTGTTGCTGGCCAACGGTGATGCCGTGCGTCTCGGCCGCCTGCAGAGTCTGAAGGGCGGGTTCTTCGTTGCGGTGACCGCGTTGCTGCTGTTCGTGCTGGTGCGGCAGGTTCTGGTCCGTCAGGCCGAGGTCACCCGTGACGCCCGACGGCTGGCCCAGCTCATTGATCGTTCTCCGGTGGTCGGTATGGAATGGCAGGCGTCCGATGGCTGGCCGGTGACCTTCGTCAGCGACAACATCCGGGCATGGGGCCACGACCCGTTGCATCTGGCCACGGGTCGGTTGAACCATGTCGACCTGATCCATCCCGAGGATCGTGCGCGGGTCTCGGCGGCCGTGTCCCGGCATCTGGCGCAGGGTCCGGACCGCTGGCGACAGGAATACCGGCTGCAGCACGGCGACGGACACTGGCTCTGGATCGACGACCAGACCTCGCTCATCCGGGATGCCGAAGGCGGAGCGATGCTGCTGCAGGGAGTGCTGGTGGACGTTACCGCGCAAGTCGCCGACCGTCTGCTGGAACAGGCTCGGGTGCAGGTCTTCAGCGACTTGGTGTCGGGTGGTGCCCTCGAGGATCTGCTGGTCTCGATCTGCACGCGGCTGGAGGCCGTATATCCGGGGCTGCGGGCCGCGATCCTGCTGGGGGACGCGGACGATGAAGATACACTTCGTTTCGGTGCAGCCCCGAGCCTGCCCGAAGGGCTGGTCGTGCACATGGCGGAAAGCACGCCAGGGCCCTGCGCGCTGGCGGTCGCCAGCGGCGAGCCGGTCTACTTCGATGACCTGGACGACGCGTCGATCGATCAGGCGATCGTCTCGGCGGCGCTGGCAGCGGGTTGCCGGACCTGCTGGGCGATACCGTTCCAGGATGGCAACGGGCAGGTCATCGGTGCGCTGGCCGCATTCGGCAGCGAACGCCGCGGGCCGACCGACCGCGAGGAACAGGTGCTGGGCCAGTTTGCCGGCATCGCCGGGTTGGCGGTGGACAAGAGCCGTTCCGCCCAGGCGCTGCGCGAACGTGAGCATGCGCTCCAGATCGTCGCGGCGATGACGCTGAACCTGCTGCGCGAGGAGGATGTCGCGGCGGTCATCGAGGAGGCACTGGCCGCGCTGGGATCGATTGCAGGAGCCGATCGGGTGTATGTGTTCGAATCGCACGACGCCTGCAGCCCGGAACGTCCAATCTGCAGTCAGCGGCACGAATGGGTGCGCGAGGGCGTGACGCCCCAGCTGCAGAACCCCGAGTTGCAGAACGTCGATCTGGTCAAGACGTTGCCGCGCTGGTACGAGCATCTGCGCAAGGGCGAGTTGATCAAGGGCTACGTCCGCGATTTTCCCGCAAACGAGCGTCAGTGGCTCGAGCCCCAGGAGATCTCGAGCATGCTGGTCGTTCCGATCCTGGTCGAGGGGCGTTTCTGGGGGTTCCTGGGGTTCGACGCGGTGACCCGCAATCGGGCCTGGGGCCGTGTCGAGGAACACATTCTGCGGATCGTGGCGGCAAGCATCGGTGCCGCGATCGAACGCCGGCGGGCCGCCGAGGGGCAGCGTCGGGCCGCGGCCGTGATCCAGAGCACCCGGGACGGCGTGATGATCACCGATCTGTCGCCGCGAATCGTCTCGGTCAACCCCGCGTTCACGCAGATCACTGGGTATCCCGAGGCGGAAGTCGTCGGCCGGAATCCTCGTTTCCTGCAATCCGGGCGCCATGGCCCGGAGTTCTTCGCGGCCCTGTGGAAGTCCGTGCAGGCGGAGGGGCACTGGCGCGGCGAGATCTGGAATCGGCGGCGCGACGGCAAGGTCTATCCGCAGTGGCTGAGTATCAGCCGCGTCCTCGATGAGCACGGCCGGCCCATCCACTACACGGGCGTGTTTACCGACATCAGCGAGATCAAGCGGACCGAAGAACAACTGGAGCACCTGGCGCATCACGACCCGCTGACCGATCTCCCGAACCGCCTGATGGCCCAGATCCGCTTGGAGCAGGCGATTGCACGGGCGCGCCGCAACCGCGATCGGGTGGCGGTGCTGTTTCTGGATCTCGATCGCTTCAAGACCATCAACGACAGCTTGGGCCATCCGGTGGGGGATCGCCTGCTGGTCAAGGTCGCCCAGCGGCTTTCGGGGCGCCTGCGGGACCAGGACACGTTGGCGCGGCTGGGCGGCGACGAGTTCCTCCTGACCCTTGAGCAGCTGGGTGATCCCGATGCCGCGGGACAATTGGCCGATGTATTGCTGAAACTCCTGGAGGAGCCGTTCGCGATGGAGAACGACCGCGAACTGTTCGTCAGCGCCAGCATCGGCATCAGCCTGTTTCCGGACGATGGCGCCACGGTGACCGAACTGATCCAGCATGCCGATGCCGCGATGTACCAGGCGAAGTCGCAGGGCCGCAACACCTACCAGTTCTACACCGAGGCGCTGACCCGGTCGGCGAATCTGCGGCTCAGTATGGAGGCTCGGCTGCGCCGTGCGATCGAGCGCGACGAACTGCTGCTCCACTACCAGCCCCAGGTGGAACTCGCGACCGGTACCCCGGTGGGGGTCGAGGCGCTGGTGCGCTGGCGCAGCGCGGAAGGGCGGATCGTGCCACCGGGCGAGTTCATCCCGATCGCGGAGGACAGCGGTCTGATCATCCCGCTGGGCTACTGGGTGCTCCGTGAGGCCTGCAGCCAGGGGCGCAGCTGGCTGGATGCCGGCGGGGCCGCGATGCGGCTGGCAGTCAACCTGTCCGCGGTCCAATGGGGTCACAAGGGTCTGTTCGGCCGGATCCGGGAGATCCTGGACGAGACCCGGTTCCCGCCAGAGCAGCTGGAATTCGAGATCACCGAGACGACGTTGATGGAGGGCGGCGGGCCGGAAACCGGGGTGCTGGTCGCGCTCCGAGATCTCGGCGTTCGCGTCGCGATCGACGATTTCGGAACCGGCTACTCGTCGCTTGCGGCGCTGAAGCGGTTCCCGGTGGACGTGGTCAAGATCGACCGCGCGTTCGTGGACGGCCTGCCGGACGATCCGGACGATCAGGAGATCACCTCTGCGATCATCGCGATGGCCCGCAACCTGCACCTGGAGCTGGTGGCAGAAGGCGTCGAGACCCGGGCGCAGCGTGATTTCCTGCTGCAAAGGGGTTGCCGTACCGGCCAGGGATTCCTGTTCGCCCGCCCGTTGCCGGTCGCCGAGTGTATGCAGTGGCTTGCCCGGGCACTGCGGGGGAAGGAGCCGCTATCATGA